From Mycoplasmopsis gallinacea, the proteins below share one genomic window:
- a CDS encoding pyrimidine-nucleoside phosphorylase, with protein MRVVDIIEKKRLNKELTNEEIKFLINSYVSGDTPDYQMSAFLMAVMFNSMNSREIATMTKYMMQSGKIMDLSAIPGIKVDKHSTGGIGDKTTLAVAPIVAACGAPVAKMSGRGLAQTGGTIDKLESIPGFSVELTEEQFKKQVTEHLIAVIGQSNELVPADKKLYALRDVTSTVESIPLIASSIMSKKLATGADAILLDVKCGNGAFMKDYDSAKALAQTMINIGKELGVDVRAEITNMSRPIGREIGNKNEVLEAIETLKGNGPEDFNTLVFSSCATILEQAKIVSSYEEGMAKAKEAVSNGKALDKFYEFVAIQNGDVQALKDPSFWNPKYKLEVKATKEGYLEIFDALTFGLVSMKLGAGRATKADNLDFEAGITLNKKTNEKVSIDDVLFTLYSSKPIPNELAIELESSYRYNLEPIENKVILDHLK; from the coding sequence ATGCGTGTAGTAGATATTATTGAGAAAAAAAGACTTAATAAAGAACTCACTAATGAAGAAATTAAGTTCTTAATTAATTCTTATGTATCTGGTGATACACCAGATTACCAAATGAGTGCCTTTTTAATGGCAGTTATGTTTAACTCTATGAATTCAAGAGAGATTGCAACAATGACTAAATATATGATGCAATCTGGAAAAATTATGGATCTTTCTGCAATTCCTGGAATCAAAGTTGACAAGCACTCAACAGGTGGAATCGGAGATAAAACTACTCTTGCAGTAGCTCCAATTGTTGCAGCTTGCGGAGCTCCAGTTGCTAAAATGAGTGGTAGAGGCCTTGCTCAAACTGGTGGAACTATTGATAAACTTGAATCAATTCCTGGTTTTAGCGTAGAACTTACTGAAGAACAATTTAAAAAACAAGTTACTGAGCATTTAATTGCAGTTATTGGACAAAGTAATGAACTTGTGCCAGCTGATAAAAAATTATATGCTTTAAGGGACGTTACTAGCACAGTTGAATCAATTCCGCTTATTGCTTCAAGCATTATGTCTAAAAAATTAGCCACAGGTGCAGATGCTATTTTACTTGATGTTAAATGTGGAAATGGTGCTTTTATGAAAGATTATGATTCAGCTAAAGCGCTTGCACAAACAATGATAAATATTGGGAAAGAACTTGGAGTAGATGTTAGAGCTGAAATTACCAATATGTCTCGTCCAATTGGTAGAGAAATTGGTAATAAAAACGAAGTTCTTGAAGCTATTGAAACTTTAAAAGGAAATGGTCCTGAAGATTTTAACACCCTTGTTTTTTCTAGCTGTGCAACAATTTTAGAGCAAGCTAAAATTGTAAGCAGTTATGAGGAAGGAATGGCTAAAGCTAAAGAAGCTGTATCTAATGGAAAAGCTTTAGATAAATTCTATGAATTTGTAGCAATTCAAAATGGTGATGTACAAGCACTTAAAGATCCTAGCTTCTGAAATCCTAAATACAAATTAGAAGTGAAAGCAACTAAAGAAGGGTATTTAGAAATTTTTGATGCTTTAACATTTGGGCTTGTTTCAATGAAACTTGGAGCCGGAAGAGCAACTAAAGCTGATAATTTAGATTTTGAAGCAGGAATTACTCTTAACAAAAAAACTAATGAAAAAGTAAGCATTGACGATGTGCTCTTCACTTTATATTCGTCAAAACCAATTCCAAATGAACTTGCTATAGAATTAGAAAGTAGTTATCGTTATAACTTAGAACCAATTGAAAATAAAGTTATTTTAGATCATTTAAAATAA
- a CDS encoding adenylate kinase family protein gives MIKTNVIFMGQPGVGKGTVAAIIAEKSNLKHVSTGSIFREQIANKTELGKKVESIVTSGGYVPDDITNAIVKEAALKLNSEGKYFILDGYPRTIAQAEFLSSINGLDFVVVELTVDKEVILERLGGRRSCPSCQAGYHVKFKPSRDNVTCDNCGTELITRKDDAPEAIIKRLDIYNSQTQPLIDYYKAKGTMHTFDASESPEKVAEKVLNLLEKNGKI, from the coding sequence ATGATAAAAACAAATGTTATTTTTATGGGGCAACCTGGTGTTGGTAAAGGGACAGTTGCTGCTATTATTGCCGAAAAAAGCAATTTAAAACACGTATCAACAGGAAGTATTTTTAGAGAGCAAATCGCTAATAAAACTGAACTTGGTAAAAAAGTTGAATCAATTGTTACTTCAGGTGGTTATGTGCCTGATGATATTACTAACGCTATTGTTAAAGAAGCTGCTTTAAAACTTAATAGTGAAGGTAAATACTTTATTTTAGATGGATATCCAAGAACTATTGCTCAAGCTGAATTTCTTTCATCAATTAACGGATTAGACTTTGTGGTAGTTGAATTAACTGTTGATAAAGAAGTTATTTTAGAGCGTCTTGGTGGAAGAAGAAGCTGTCCAAGTTGTCAAGCTGGATACCATGTGAAATTTAAACCAAGTCGTGATAATGTGACTTGTGATAATTGTGGAACTGAACTTATTACAAGAAAAGATGATGCTCCAGAAGCTATTATCAAAAGATTAGATATTTACAATAGTCAAACTCAGCCACTTATTGATTATTACAAAGCTAAAGGTACAATGCATACTTTTGACGCTTCAGAATCTCCAGAAAAAGTTGCTGAAAAAGTTCTTAATTTACTTGAAAAAAATGGTAAAATTTAA
- the rpsK gene encoding 30S ribosomal protein S11, giving the protein MARKSKKKNVTTGVAHIHSTNQNTIVTFTDEQGNVIAWSSAGAIGYKGTKKKTPYAAGLAAQAATEAAKEHGMKSVRVELKGLGSGKDAARKQIEVSGITVTEIKDVTPTPHNGTRPPKRVLKRERMKK; this is encoded by the coding sequence ATGGCACGTAAAAGTAAGAAAAAAAATGTGACAACTGGTGTTGCACACATTCACTCAACAAACCAAAATACAATTGTTACTTTCACAGATGAACAAGGTAATGTAATTGCTTGAAGTTCAGCTGGAGCAATCGGTTACAAAGGGACTAAAAAGAAAACTCCATATGCTGCAGGACTTGCTGCACAAGCTGCAACAGAAGCTGCTAAAGAACACGGGATGAAATCTGTAAGAGTTGAACTTAAAGGACTTGGATCAGGAAAAGACGCTGCTAGAAAACAAATCGAAGTTTCAGGAATCACAGTTACTGAAATTAAAGACGTTACACCTACACCACACAATGGAACAAGACCTCCAAAACGTGTTCTTAAACGTGAACGTATGAAAAAATAA
- the prfA gene encoding peptide chain release factor 1, whose product MENTMYKSLMQIKEKHQELEQSLANPEIISDIKKYTKLSKEINSIADIVDAFNQYLQAEANLQNAKEMLGMDDEEMVTLAKMEITEAEASMKKLHEELKILILPKDENDARDVIIEIRGAAGGDEANIFAGDLYRMYTKWCAQNGLKATLLSSQDADGGGFSLISFSVQGDKPYSKLKFESGVHRVQRIPVTETKGRVHTSTATVTVMPEIDDDIEVEIKSEDIRIDVFRSSGNGGQSVNTTDSAVRITHFPSGIVVSCQDGKNQIQNKETAMRMLKSKLYDIELQKKLEEESGYRKLAGSGARSEKIRTYNYPQDRVTDHRIGYSTSLSPVMEGKLNSIIEALLTEEQNEKIKEAGI is encoded by the coding sequence ATGGAAAATACAATGTATAAATCATTAATGCAAATTAAAGAAAAACATCAAGAATTAGAACAATCTCTAGCTAACCCAGAGATTATTTCAGATATTAAAAAATACACCAAACTTTCAAAAGAAATCAATTCAATTGCTGATATTGTTGATGCTTTTAATCAATATTTACAAGCTGAAGCAAACTTGCAAAATGCTAAAGAAATGCTTGGAATGGATGATGAAGAAATGGTGACTCTAGCTAAAATGGAAATTACAGAAGCTGAAGCATCAATGAAAAAACTTCACGAAGAGCTCAAAATTTTAATTCTCCCTAAAGATGAAAATGATGCTCGGGACGTTATTATTGAAATTAGAGGAGCAGCTGGCGGAGATGAAGCAAATATTTTTGCTGGTGATCTTTACCGTATGTACACTAAATGATGTGCTCAAAATGGACTTAAAGCTACCCTTCTTTCTTCTCAAGATGCTGATGGTGGTGGTTTTTCATTAATTAGTTTTTCAGTGCAAGGAGATAAACCTTATTCTAAATTAAAATTTGAAAGCGGTGTGCATAGGGTGCAAAGAATTCCAGTAACAGAAACCAAAGGAAGAGTGCACACTTCCACAGCAACTGTTACAGTTATGCCTGAAATTGATGATGATATTGAAGTTGAAATTAAATCTGAAGATATTAGAATTGATGTTTTCCGTTCAAGTGGTAATGGTGGTCAATCAGTTAATACCACCGATTCAGCTGTGCGTATCACCCACTTCCCAAGTGGAATCGTAGTTTCTTGTCAAGATGGTAAAAACCAAATTCAAAATAAAGAAACAGCAATGCGTATGCTTAAATCTAAACTTTATGATATTGAACTTCAAAAGAAACTTGAAGAAGAATCTGGATACCGTAAGCTTGCTGGTTCAGGAGCTAGAAGTGAAAAAATTAGAACTTATAACTACCCACAAGATAGAGTTACTGACCACAGAATTGGTTATTCAACTAGCCTTTCACCAGTTATGGAAGGAAAATTAAACTCAATTATTGAAGCTCTTTTAACTGAAGAACAAAACGAAAAAATCAAAGAAGCGGGTATTTAA
- the secY gene encoding preprotein translocase subunit SecY: MLQNLSFAISRLIYKARNKWVDFWSTKDIAKKIFYTLFLLIFYIIGTTITAPYIKLNTGESLESNSFLNTLNLVGGGGLSQFSIFALGISPFINASLIMMVLQSRICPPIYKLSQSGPQGRRKINIITRFITVLIAYPQAIFLTKSLSAGKNPFITFYADSNFSEGVLVYFLVPMILVSASLFALFISEQITNKGIGNGTSLIIFTGIVMRLPNQFKSAFNIFIGDLSKGGDVIGIVYFIFYLFVYLATIMIIAIVYSSERHIPIQQIGAGRSKSIKEMGKMPIKLNPAGIMPVIFAMMVLSFPTMIANILPDDNASKQWINLNLQFTQPIGFSLLLIITFVFSLIMGIQQSRVDKVAEDFAKNSTFIPGVRPGEETQDYLIAIVFRLSIFSGIYLVILASMQFVQIMTGVLQPSIAFGGTGLMILVSVALETISQLQARKKTTKLAKAKRNTISSIYSNSKKYKKNEGLLW; encoded by the coding sequence GTGCTACAAAACTTATCCTTTGCAATTTCTCGGCTTATTTATAAAGCAAGAAATAAGTGGGTAGATTTTTGAAGTACTAAAGATATTGCTAAAAAGATTTTTTATACACTCTTTTTATTGATTTTCTACATCATTGGTACAACAATTACTGCTCCGTATATCAAACTCAACACTGGCGAAAGTCTTGAGTCTAACTCATTTTTAAACACTTTAAACTTAGTAGGTGGTGGGGGACTTAGTCAGTTTTCAATTTTTGCATTAGGAATTAGTCCATTCATTAATGCATCACTTATTATGATGGTTCTTCAATCAAGAATTTGTCCACCAATTTACAAGCTAAGTCAAAGTGGTCCACAAGGAAGAAGAAAAATTAACATCATTACTCGTTTTATAACAGTGTTAATTGCTTATCCACAAGCTATCTTCTTAACTAAATCACTTTCAGCTGGTAAAAATCCTTTTATTACTTTTTATGCTGATAGTAATTTTAGTGAAGGGGTTTTAGTTTATTTCTTAGTTCCAATGATTTTGGTATCAGCATCTTTATTTGCTCTTTTTATCTCTGAGCAAATTACTAACAAAGGAATTGGTAATGGAACCAGTTTAATTATCTTCACAGGGATTGTAATGAGACTTCCAAACCAATTCAAAAGTGCATTCAACATCTTTATTGGTGATTTATCTAAAGGTGGAGATGTTATTGGAATTGTTTATTTTATTTTCTATTTATTTGTTTATCTTGCGACAATTATGATTATTGCTATAGTTTATAGCTCTGAGCGTCATATTCCAATTCAACAAATTGGAGCAGGTAGAAGTAAAAGCATTAAAGAGATGGGTAAAATGCCAATTAAGCTTAATCCGGCTGGAATTATGCCAGTAATTTTTGCGATGATGGTGCTTTCATTTCCAACTATGATTGCGAATATCTTGCCTGATGATAATGCATCAAAACAATGAATTAACTTGAATTTACAATTCACCCAACCAATTGGTTTTTCACTTTTATTAATTATTACTTTTGTTTTCTCACTCATTATGGGGATTCAACAATCTCGGGTAGATAAAGTGGCTGAAGATTTTGCAAAAAATTCAACCTTTATTCCTGGAGTGCGTCCTGGAGAAGAAACTCAAGATTATTTAATTGCAATTGTATTTAGATTAAGTATTTTCTCAGGAATTTATCTTGTAATTTTAGCTAGCATGCAGTTTGTGCAAATTATGACCGGAGTGCTTCAGCCAAGTATTGCCTTTGGTGGAACTGGACTTATGATTCTTGTGTCAGTTGCACTTGAAACAATTTCACAATTACAAGCTAGAAAGAAAACTACTAAACTTGCCAAAGCAAAACGTAATACTATCTCATCTATTTACTCAAATTCTAAAAAATATAAGAAAAATGAAGGTCTTTTATGATAA
- the deoC gene encoding deoxyribose-phosphate aldolase yields MNYNQMIDHTYLKPEATKKEIDKLIDEAKKYEFKTVCVNSSWVKYVSDKLKDSSVGITSVVGFPLGAGITASKAQEAKLAIDHGADEIDMVINIGRFKEGDYEYVLNDIKKVKEACGNHVLKVIIETALLKKEEIIKATELVMKSGAEFIKTSTGFSFRGASLEDVQIMKSVCGDSLLIKAAGGISNMDDLIAMYNAGATRFGTSRSVAIVEGQESKGGY; encoded by the coding sequence ATGAATTACAATCAAATGATTGATCATACATATTTAAAGCCAGAGGCAACAAAAAAAGAAATTGACAAATTAATTGACGAAGCAAAAAAATACGAGTTTAAAACTGTTTGTGTTAACTCTTCATGAGTAAAATATGTTTCAGATAAATTAAAAGATAGCTCAGTTGGAATCACTTCAGTAGTTGGTTTCCCTCTTGGAGCTGGAATTACAGCTTCAAAAGCGCAAGAAGCTAAATTAGCTATTGATCATGGTGCTGATGAAATTGACATGGTTATTAACATTGGTCGTTTTAAAGAAGGTGACTATGAATATGTGCTTAATGACATTAAAAAAGTTAAAGAAGCTTGCGGAAATCACGTTTTAAAAGTTATCATTGAAACTGCACTTCTTAAAAAAGAAGAAATTATTAAAGCTACTGAACTTGTTATGAAATCAGGTGCAGAATTTATCAAAACTTCAACAGGATTTAGCTTCCGTGGAGCTTCACTTGAAGATGTTCAAATTATGAAAAGTGTTTGTGGAGATTCACTTTTAATCAAAGCAGCTGGTGGAATTAGTAATATGGACGATTTAATTGCTATGTATAATGCAGGAGCAACAAGATTTGGAACAAGTAGATCAGTTGCTATTGTGGAAGGACAAGAATCAAAAGGTGGATACTAA
- a CDS encoding DNA-directed RNA polymerase subunit alpha — MEKMRKLDYLEIPSIRETNDYETTFSLKNLERGFGNTLGVALRRVLLSSVTSLAPFAVRIEGVEHEFGVIKDVKEDIPQILMNLRNVRFNYNPEIIQEDEFVKVVLNTEDFAGTTITSRQLEAVDNPTVEVTDHSIHIAEVSSPEALKLEIFLRSGRGYVSFEENKKFIDKHMTELNSHIKKGQFIAVDSNFSPIKKVKYEVSELNSSSPKIEEALDFTITTDGTIKAKDALKEACEILIAHFKVIGAVENMNIELFKEEEKPKEDDKDDDININQLNLSVRSLNALKRIGKTKLSEVAELTYEQLEATKNLGKKSLDEIVEKLNEYGYKLREEGE, encoded by the coding sequence ATGGAAAAAATGAGAAAACTTGATTATCTTGAGATTCCAAGTATCAGAGAAACTAATGATTATGAAACAACATTTTCACTCAAAAATTTAGAAAGAGGTTTTGGTAATACACTTGGTGTAGCATTAAGAAGAGTTCTTCTTTCAAGTGTTACTTCACTTGCGCCTTTTGCTGTTAGAATTGAAGGTGTTGAACACGAATTCGGTGTTATTAAAGATGTTAAAGAAGATATTCCACAAATTTTAATGAACTTAAGAAATGTTCGTTTCAATTACAACCCAGAAATTATTCAAGAAGATGAATTTGTTAAAGTTGTGCTTAATACAGAAGATTTTGCAGGAACAACAATTACTTCTAGACAATTAGAAGCTGTTGATAATCCAACTGTGGAAGTAACTGATCATTCTATCCACATTGCTGAAGTATCTTCACCTGAAGCATTAAAACTTGAAATTTTCCTTCGTAGTGGGCGTGGATACGTTTCATTTGAAGAAAACAAAAAATTCATTGACAAACACATGACAGAATTAAATTCACACATCAAAAAAGGTCAATTTATTGCTGTTGATTCTAATTTCTCACCAATTAAAAAAGTGAAATATGAAGTAAGTGAACTTAACTCATCTTCACCTAAAATTGAAGAAGCGCTTGATTTTACAATCACAACAGATGGAACAATCAAAGCTAAAGATGCTCTTAAAGAAGCATGTGAAATTTTAATTGCTCACTTTAAAGTTATTGGTGCTGTGGAAAACATGAACATCGAATTATTCAAAGAAGAAGAAAAACCAAAAGAAGATGATAAAGATGATGATATTAACATCAATCAATTAAATCTTTCAGTACGTTCACTTAATGCTTTAAAACGTATTGGTAAAACAAAACTTAGTGAAGTTGCTGAACTTACATATGAACAACTTGAGGCAACCAAAAACCTTGGTAAAAAATCATTAGATGAAATTGTTGAAAAACTTAATGAATACGGTTACAAATTAAGAGAAGAAGGAGAATAG
- the rplQ gene encoding 50S ribosomal protein L17: MANPKQIYSRDTKWRKGVMRSLVSELYVNGRITTTLTRAKEVRRHAERMIQKAKNPTLQNVRMIASFVRPIKKDNQPVLSYLVKEIAPKYKDRNGGYTRIIKLPKRLGDNTRMAIIELV, translated from the coding sequence ATGGCTAATCCAAAACAAATATATTCACGTGATACAAAATGAAGAAAAGGTGTAATGCGTTCACTTGTAAGTGAACTTTACGTTAATGGAAGAATTACAACAACATTAACAAGAGCTAAAGAAGTTAGAAGACACGCAGAAAGAATGATCCAAAAAGCTAAAAATCCTACATTACAAAATGTACGTATGATTGCAAGTTTTGTTCGTCCAATCAAAAAAGATAACCAACCAGTTTTATCATATTTAGTTAAAGAAATCGCACCTAAATACAAAGATCGTAATGGTGGATACACAAGAATTATCAAATTACCTAAACGTTTAGGTGACAACACACGTATGGCTATTATCGAATTAGTTTAA
- the deoD gene encoding purine-nucleoside phosphorylase, with the protein MTPHINAKKEEIAKTVIMPGDPLRAEFIAKTFLDPGYKKVNTVRNMFMFTGTYKGKPITVAGSGMGCPSIGIYSYELFKFYDVDNIIRIGSAGSYKADLGLYEVVLATEAKADADAFRKLVLNKEGTVAKPSEKLNARIEKVANDLNIKLNKGRVHSSDVFYSAVPLEQRIADTEAICVEMESYALFNNAEATGKNAACLLTISDNLITHEETSAQERQEAFTKMMEIALNLA; encoded by the coding sequence ATGACACCACACATTAATGCTAAAAAAGAAGAAATCGCTAAAACAGTAATTATGCCCGGAGATCCTTTAAGAGCAGAATTTATTGCTAAAACTTTTTTAGATCCTGGATACAAAAAAGTAAACACAGTTAGAAATATGTTTATGTTTACAGGTACATACAAAGGAAAACCAATTACAGTTGCTGGTTCAGGAATGGGATGTCCATCAATTGGAATTTATTCATATGAATTATTTAAATTCTATGATGTAGATAACATCATTAGAATTGGTTCAGCTGGTTCATATAAAGCTGATTTAGGGCTTTATGAAGTTGTGCTTGCAACCGAAGCTAAAGCTGACGCTGATGCATTTAGAAAACTTGTGCTAAATAAAGAAGGAACAGTTGCAAAACCTAGCGAAAAACTTAATGCAAGAATTGAAAAAGTTGCTAATGATTTAAATATCAAATTAAACAAAGGAAGAGTGCACTCATCAGATGTATTTTACTCAGCTGTACCACTTGAACAAAGAATTGCAGATACAGAAGCAATTTGTGTTGAAATGGAATCATATGCATTATTTAATAATGCTGAAGCAACAGGAAAAAATGCAGCCTGCTTATTAACAATTAGTGATAATTTAATTACACATGAAGAAACTTCTGCTCAAGAAAGACAAGAAGCGTTTACAAAAATGATGGAGATAGCTTTAAATTTAGCTTAA
- the rpsM gene encoding 30S ribosomal protein S13, with translation MARILNVEIPNDKRVVISLTYIYGIGKTRAAEICAKANVDVNARVKTLSKEELSRIREAAKAYTTEGDLRRETSLNIKRLMEIKCYRGIRHRKGLPVRGQSTQKNARTRKGPRKTVAGKKGK, from the coding sequence ATGGCTAGAATTTTAAACGTTGAAATTCCTAATGATAAACGTGTTGTTATTTCATTAACATACATTTATGGTATTGGAAAAACAAGAGCAGCTGAAATTTGTGCAAAAGCAAATGTCGATGTAAATGCTCGTGTTAAAACTCTTTCAAAAGAAGAATTATCAAGAATCCGTGAAGCAGCTAAAGCATATACAACAGAAGGTGACTTACGTAGAGAAACAAGTTTAAACATCAAACGTTTAATGGAAATTAAATGCTACCGTGGGATTAGACACCGTAAAGGATTACCTGTACGTGGACAATCTACTCAAAAGAATGCTCGTACACGTAAAGGTCCTAGAAAAACAGTTGCTGGAAAGAAAGGTAAATAA
- the map gene encoding type I methionyl aminopeptidase yields the protein MKNLVKKPHEIQKITKACQILAEVKQIVYDFVSPGVSLKEIDQLAFKEIVKRGAKPAFLGLYGFPATACISVNDELIHGIPSDYVVKEGDLISVDLGCIWEGYNSDSAFTKGVGKIAPSDQKLIDVAKGAFQAGLAAIKKGAHIGDISHAIGQYIKKHNLYTPDEFCGHGIGKNLHEDPNVHNDGKKGTGPLLKDGMVICIEPMITQTQKIRILDDGWTVVSDDGSNTSHYEHTVLIKDGKGVVLTKGI from the coding sequence ATGAAGAATTTAGTTAAAAAACCTCATGAAATTCAAAAAATCACTAAAGCATGTCAAATCTTGGCGGAAGTAAAACAAATTGTTTATGACTTTGTAAGTCCAGGGGTTTCTTTAAAAGAGATTGATCAATTAGCTTTTAAAGAAATAGTTAAGCGAGGAGCTAAACCTGCCTTCCTTGGTTTATACGGCTTTCCCGCAACAGCTTGCATATCTGTTAATGATGAATTGATCCATGGAATTCCTTCTGATTATGTAGTCAAAGAAGGTGATCTTATTAGTGTAGATCTTGGCTGCATTTGAGAAGGATACAATAGCGATAGCGCTTTCACTAAAGGGGTAGGCAAAATTGCTCCAAGTGACCAAAAATTAATCGATGTAGCTAAAGGAGCTTTTCAAGCCGGACTAGCTGCAATTAAAAAAGGCGCACATATTGGTGATATTTCGCATGCTATTGGACAATATATTAAAAAACACAATTTATATACTCCTGATGAGTTTTGTGGACATGGAATTGGTAAAAACCTTCATGAAGATCCAAATGTTCATAATGATGGTAAAAAAGGAACTGGTCCGCTTTTAAAAGATGGAATGGTTATATGCATAGAACCAATGATTACTCAAACTCAAAAAATAAGAATTTTAGATGATGGTTGAACTGTTGTTAGTGATGATGGTTCAAATACATCACATTACGAACATACTGTGCTAATTAAAGACGGTAAGGGAGTAGTTCTTACGAAAGGAATTTAA
- the rpmJ gene encoding 50S ribosomal protein L36, with amino-acid sequence MKVRASVKAMCKDCKIIKRKGIIRVICVQPKHKQRQG; translated from the coding sequence ATGAAAGTTAGAGCTAGTGTTAAAGCTATGTGTAAAGATTGTAAAATCATTAAACGTAAAGGAATTATCCGTGTAATTTGTGTTCAACCAAAACACAAACAAAGACAAGGATAG
- the infA gene encoding translation initiation factor IF-1: MAKDAIKLRAVVKEAYSTDLYSVELENGAIIKAHISGKMRVNHIRILPGDEVDVEISPYDLTQGRITYRHK; encoded by the coding sequence TTGGCAAAAGATGCTATCAAATTAAGAGCCGTTGTAAAAGAAGCTTATTCGACTGATCTTTATTCAGTTGAACTTGAAAACGGCGCAATTATTAAAGCTCACATTTCAGGTAAAATGAGAGTAAATCACATAAGAATATTACCTGGTGATGAAGTTGATGTAGAAATAAGTCCTTATGATTTAACACAAGGACGTATTACATATCGTCACAAATAA